The following proteins come from a genomic window of Rutidosis leptorrhynchoides isolate AG116_Rl617_1_P2 chromosome 10, CSIRO_AGI_Rlap_v1, whole genome shotgun sequence:
- the LOC139872732 gene encoding protein trichome birefringence-like 34: protein MGRKHHVVLGLWDMQTVIQFSLFIFLLGGLTLIIYTNSNQGLKTSKFEAALMSSSNTTTTKRNAQVFDHEKSLKVTQLSFTNGCDLFSGRWVHDNKSHYPLYKEHECPYIEGTFACQTYGRNESKYQQWRWQPYSCDFPKFDGKAIVEKLKGKRILFVGDSLNRNQWNSMICMLQPSIPGVKKAGGDLNLYTFKAMDYNISVDFYWAPMLVESNGDSSTNHRVGDRVVKIKAIEKHARHWADADILVFNSYHWWKLPVVKLLRNVGSLLDDPNNEYDEVDSLLAYEMSLKTWSKWALTHIDTSKTKLFFMGATATHSRAKGWKGKNHANCYRETEPVTNVTFRESKTNRQMQSILDSSLSKLKAAGVNVQYMNITKLTEYRKDAHTTIYKKIWHPLTEVENKNPQRSSDCSHWCLPGVPDTWNEILLAYILGR, encoded by the exons ATGGGAAGAAAGCATCATGTTGTATTGGGATTATGGGACATGCAGACCGTGATCCAATTCAGCTTATTTATCTTTCTTTTAGGTGGATTAACTTTAATCATTTATACAAATAGTAATCAAGGATTAAAGACTAGCAAATTTGAAGCTGCTCTTATGAGCTCAAGTAACACTACAACCACAAAAAGAAATGCACAAGTTTTTGATCATGAGAAAAGCTTGAAGGTCACGCAATTGTCGTTCACAAACGGTTGTGATTTGTTCTCTGGCAGATGGGTTCATGATAATAAGAGTCATTACCCTTTATATAAGGAACACGAGTGTCCTTATATCGAAGGAACTTTCGCTTGCCAAACTTACGGTCGAAATGAATCTAAGTATCAACAGTGGAGATGGCAACCGTACAGCTGCGACTTCCCTAA GTTTGATGGGAAAGCAATAGTAGAGAAACTAAAGGGAAAAAGAATTTTATTTGTGGGTGATTCCTTAAATAGAAACCAATGGAATTCAATGATTTGCATGCTTCAACCATCAATTCCAGGTGTCAAAAAGGCTGGGGGAGATCTAAATTTGTACACATTTAAGGCTATG GACTACAATATTTCAGTAGACTTCTACTGGGCTCCAATGTTAGTTGAATCTAACGGCGACAGTTCAACAAATCATCGCGTTGGCGATAGAGTTGTTAAAATTAAAGCCATTGAGAAACATGCTAGGCATTGGGCTGATGCGGATATACTCGTTTTTAACTCCTATCATTGGTGGAAATTGCCGGTAGTGAAGCTCTT GAGGAATGTGGGATCATTGTTGGATGATCCTAACAATGAGTATGATGAAGTTGATAGTCTTCTTGCCTACGAAATGAGTCTTAAAACGTGGTCCAAATGGGCACTTACCCATATTGACACTTCCAAAACCAAGCTGTTTTTTATGGGCGCGACAGCAACTCATTCGAG GGCTAAAGGGTGGAAAGGAAAAAACCATGCAAATTGTTACCGAGAAACAGAGCCGGTGACAAATGTAACATTTCGTGAAAGCAAAACAAATCGACAAATGCAGAGTATATTGGATTCGTCATTGAGTAAATTGAAAGCAGCTGGTGTGAATGTACAATATATGAACATAACCAAACTAACGGAGTACAGAAAAGATGCACACACAACTATTTACAAAAAAATATGGCATCCTTTAACTGAGGTTGAAAATAAGAACCCGCAACGTTCATCCGATTGTTCACATTGGTGTCTTCCTGGAGTTCCTGATACCTGGAATGAGATTCTCTTGGCTTACATTTTAGGACGTTGA